Proteins encoded in a region of the Pseudonocardia sp. EC080619-01 genome:
- a CDS encoding phosphotransferase family protein: MRSGTAGFVLKQGTNSETIYSVANEAEIYRVLAERNPAVPMPRLHSFTSGRLVVECVDGASLFERITQDRTVRAGRAADVASVLARLHRSEVGPEPVIPARPSPALLIADPPLSAFQYHTHGAHQLTRLIQSNEHLSAGLRQLYTRWSNSTLIHNDVRPENVIERPDTELVLIDWELAGMGDPRWDLSALVTEHLIDFLEDAETWTSPKDRRADVSAGKLGDLHRVGREILDRYRADGGPDVHPADLMQWIAGRLVLTTMERCATVAAVTAGCRHLLQVAANLFRRPEAGARIFLGAVPS, translated from the coding sequence GTGCGCAGCGGCACGGCCGGATTCGTCCTGAAGCAGGGTACGAACAGCGAGACGATCTACTCCGTCGCCAACGAGGCGGAGATCTATCGGGTGCTCGCCGAACGGAACCCCGCGGTACCGATGCCCCGGCTGCACTCCTTCACCTCGGGACGCCTCGTCGTCGAATGCGTCGACGGGGCCAGCCTCTTCGAGCGCATCACGCAGGACCGCACCGTGCGCGCCGGACGGGCGGCCGACGTGGCATCCGTCCTGGCCCGTCTGCACCGGTCGGAGGTCGGCCCGGAACCGGTCATCCCGGCCCGGCCGTCCCCCGCCTTGCTGATCGCCGACCCGCCGTTGAGCGCCTTCCAGTACCACACTCACGGGGCACACCAGCTCACTCGCCTGATCCAGTCGAACGAGCATCTGTCTGCCGGCCTGCGGCAGCTATACACGCGGTGGTCGAACAGCACGCTCATCCACAACGACGTGCGCCCGGAGAACGTGATCGAGCGGCCGGACACGGAGCTGGTCTTGATCGACTGGGAGCTAGCCGGGATGGGCGACCCACGGTGGGATCTCTCCGCCCTGGTCACCGAGCACCTGATCGACTTCCTGGAGGACGCCGAGACCTGGACGTCGCCCAAGGACCGGCGGGCCGACGTCTCCGCCGGGAAACTCGGCGACCTGCACCGCGTCGGGCGGGAAATCCTGGACCGCTACCGCGCAGACGGCGGGCCGGACGTGCATCCGGCCGATCTGATGCAGTGGATCGCCGGACGCCTGGTTCTGACCACCATGGAACGCTGCGCCACCGTCGCGGCCGTCACCGCGGGCTGCCGTCACCTACTCCAGGTCGCGGCGAACCTGTTCCGCCGTCCGGAGGCCGGGGCGCGGATCTTCCTCGGGGCGGTGCCGTCGTGA
- a CDS encoding ABC transporter ATP-binding protein, which yields MGLLLARARPHALLLTVGLLLALAGSVAGLAQPLGARAVIDTLGGNGALLQPVLVLCGLVVVSAICNGANSYLLGRTGERVVFDVRRRLAGRLVRLRTAELDARSPGDLISRATSDTTWIRQATTTAPVGIVNGTVGLLGALILMAVLDVRLFAVTSGVLVAIGLVVGYAVPRIRAATQTAQSSVGIVGSALDRALGAIRTVKAAGAESREQATVEDAAERAYRAGLTGVRWTALLAVVAELSLQVSFLAVLGVGGGFVAAGSLPVSTLVAFLLYLFYIAGPLTELVTALTALQQGLGAANRLTEVEEMAVEEDTEPGHAVAAVRTPPPALRFEGVRFGYPGREDVLHDVTFEVPAGKRVALVGPSGSGKTTLLSLVLRFHDPLAGTIRLDSTDLTTIRRADVRRRIGYVEQDAAVVEGTLRENLLYAAAGADDAELRRAAQQSCLDELVDRLPDGLDSAVGARGITLSGGERQRIAIARALLRRPGLLLLDEATAHLDARTEDAMSAVLTGRDIGCTVLVVAHRLATVRDADLIVVVDRGRVRARGTHAELLATDPLYREFTATQLAAENSTANGGAPVTVSDRNQ from the coding sequence ATGGGCCTGTTGCTCGCCAGAGCCCGTCCCCACGCCCTCCTGCTGACGGTAGGCCTGCTGCTCGCCCTGGCCGGGAGCGTGGCCGGCCTGGCCCAGCCGCTCGGGGCTCGGGCCGTCATCGACACGCTGGGCGGGAACGGGGCGCTCCTACAGCCCGTCCTGGTCCTCTGCGGGCTCGTGGTGGTCAGCGCGATCTGCAACGGCGCGAACTCCTACCTGCTCGGCCGGACCGGGGAACGGGTCGTGTTCGACGTCCGCCGCCGGCTGGCCGGACGGCTCGTCCGGCTGCGGACGGCCGAGCTCGATGCCCGCTCCCCCGGCGACTTGATCTCCCGCGCGACATCGGACACCACCTGGATCCGGCAGGCGACCACGACCGCACCGGTCGGGATCGTGAACGGTACCGTCGGGCTACTCGGTGCACTGATCCTGATGGCGGTCCTCGACGTCCGGCTGTTCGCGGTGACATCCGGGGTCCTGGTCGCGATCGGGCTGGTGGTCGGCTACGCGGTACCCCGCATCCGGGCGGCGACGCAGACGGCGCAGTCGTCGGTGGGGATCGTCGGTTCCGCCCTGGACCGCGCGCTCGGGGCGATCCGGACGGTGAAAGCCGCCGGCGCCGAGAGCCGAGAGCAGGCGACGGTGGAGGACGCGGCCGAGCGGGCGTACCGGGCCGGCCTCACCGGCGTCCGCTGGACGGCCCTGCTCGCCGTGGTCGCCGAGCTGTCCCTGCAGGTGTCGTTTCTGGCCGTGCTCGGCGTGGGCGGCGGTTTCGTCGCGGCCGGGTCCCTGCCGGTGTCCACGCTCGTCGCATTCCTGCTGTACCTGTTCTACATCGCGGGCCCGCTCACCGAGCTGGTCACCGCCCTGACCGCGCTGCAGCAGGGACTCGGCGCGGCGAACCGGCTCACCGAGGTCGAGGAGATGGCCGTCGAGGAGGACACCGAGCCCGGCCATGCCGTGGCCGCGGTGCGGACGCCGCCTCCCGCACTGCGCTTCGAAGGGGTCCGGTTCGGCTACCCGGGCCGCGAGGACGTCCTGCACGACGTCACGTTCGAGGTCCCCGCCGGGAAGCGGGTGGCTCTGGTCGGGCCGTCCGGATCCGGCAAGACGACGCTGCTGTCCCTCGTGCTGCGCTTCCACGACCCGCTCGCGGGGACGATCCGCCTTGACAGCACGGACCTGACCACGATCCGGCGCGCGGACGTGCGCAGACGCATCGGCTACGTCGAGCAGGACGCCGCCGTCGTCGAGGGGACGTTGCGGGAGAATCTGCTCTACGCGGCGGCCGGTGCGGATGACGCCGAGCTGAGGAGAGCGGCCCAGCAAAGCTGCCTGGACGAGCTCGTGGACCGGCTCCCGGACGGCCTGGACTCCGCCGTCGGGGCACGCGGGATCACCCTGTCCGGCGGGGAGCGACAGCGGATCGCTATCGCGCGAGCGTTGCTGCGACGCCCGGGCCTGCTGCTGCTCGATGAGGCGACGGCGCACCTGGACGCCCGCACGGAGGATGCGATGAGCGCGGTGCTGACCGGCCGAGACATCGGGTGCACTGTGCTCGTCGTCGCCCACCGTCTCGCGACCGTCCGGGACGCCGATCTGATCGTCGTCGTCGACCGGGGGCGCGTCCGGGCCCGGGGCACCCATGCCGAGCTGCTGGCGACCGACCCGCTCTACCGCGAGTTCACAGCCACCCAGCTCGCCGCCGAGAACAGCACCGCGAACGGTGGCGCGCCGGTCACGGTGTCAGACCGCAATCAGTAA
- a CDS encoding lanthionine synthetase LanC family protein has protein sequence MTPVASPAVAGTAPAAANLAVVESIAEHIAIDADGAIRWFGELAVPLPQVADELVAEALESHVADILYSACYIYGTPRPISATRNDIPILSSNAGFVRELIQAYRGGDQWLPSFEHESDTALTLWGVRYLKPELYSAAPDRRLPTALPLRSPGYVLFVGDRGPRSGATPDGATTRVYWNVTRSGAPVLVSHLTEKLNGQQEPFQLKVAHNASLWPERADVAVLYLPAGRLAATWDTIASVHEGIGPDVRPWTPAFTRRVADGLAIADDPPGGLSFGQAMSRILARGIREDHVRNGGRSDRRTRVGHMTAALADSGRGIGSTHLNPGGDEPVLPAVVSRRAPARSPGRDGGSAVRDRQLAERAGAIADLLSDAAVTDGGRCVWLARRADTAGSPALESTGPEFYDGTSGIALFLAHAGTVLQRPRLVETAQAAARGALERLPDLEHHHGLHGGRVGAAATVIAVGRTLGLPGLRDDGVTYLLDAVEPALGDDPLHHDLIYGVAGSVLSYCWAALETDPGPRRRALIGRAESLARPLARHVRCLLDGAADPAVLPGLAHGPSASALALSVLDRMSGGSGRWAAAVTAAADHERRYLDRETRNWPGGPSGVSESRFNWCYGAPGIAIARLLAGDRLEDPESDVAVAVQATTDAAARFLGRAADPSACHGKLSVVGVLDLVRDRTGRQQGDARADQLLDEALDHYGQADVVRLAPGVMAGAAGAGLAALRKCRPGDVRSPLFPLVPSLGKDDT, from the coding sequence GTGACGCCCGTTGCGTCGCCCGCCGTGGCCGGGACCGCACCGGCCGCGGCGAACCTCGCCGTCGTCGAGTCGATCGCCGAGCACATCGCGATCGACGCCGACGGCGCAATCCGCTGGTTCGGCGAGCTGGCCGTGCCGCTGCCCCAGGTGGCCGACGAACTCGTCGCCGAGGCGCTGGAGTCGCACGTCGCCGACATCCTGTACTCGGCGTGCTACATCTACGGCACCCCGCGGCCGATCTCCGCGACCCGCAACGACATCCCGATCCTGAGCAGCAACGCAGGCTTCGTCCGGGAGCTGATCCAGGCCTACCGCGGCGGGGATCAGTGGCTGCCGTCGTTCGAGCACGAGTCGGACACCGCGCTCACGCTGTGGGGCGTGCGGTACCTCAAGCCGGAGCTGTACTCCGCGGCCCCCGACCGCCGTCTGCCGACCGCCCTTCCGCTGCGGTCACCGGGCTACGTGCTGTTCGTCGGGGACCGCGGACCTCGGTCCGGGGCCACACCGGACGGCGCGACCACCCGGGTCTACTGGAACGTCACTCGGTCCGGCGCCCCGGTGCTGGTCAGCCACCTGACCGAGAAGCTGAACGGCCAGCAGGAGCCGTTCCAACTCAAGGTCGCGCACAACGCGTCGCTCTGGCCGGAACGCGCCGACGTCGCAGTGCTCTACCTCCCGGCGGGCCGGCTCGCCGCCACCTGGGACACGATCGCGTCGGTCCACGAGGGGATCGGTCCGGACGTCCGGCCGTGGACGCCCGCGTTCACCCGCCGAGTCGCCGACGGCCTCGCGATCGCTGACGACCCGCCGGGCGGGCTGAGCTTCGGCCAGGCGATGAGCCGGATCCTCGCCCGCGGTATCCGCGAGGACCACGTCCGCAACGGCGGACGGTCGGACCGCCGGACCCGGGTCGGGCACATGACGGCGGCCCTGGCCGACAGCGGACGAGGCATCGGGTCCACCCATCTCAACCCGGGCGGTGACGAGCCGGTGCTCCCGGCCGTCGTGTCCCGCCGCGCTCCCGCCAGATCCCCCGGGCGAGACGGTGGGTCCGCGGTGCGGGACCGGCAGCTCGCCGAGCGGGCGGGTGCCATCGCCGACCTGCTCTCCGACGCCGCCGTGACCGACGGCGGACGATGCGTGTGGCTCGCCCGCCGCGCGGACACCGCCGGGTCCCCCGCGCTGGAGTCGACCGGCCCTGAGTTCTACGACGGGACGTCCGGGATCGCGTTGTTCCTGGCGCATGCGGGCACCGTCCTGCAGCGGCCGCGACTCGTCGAGACGGCCCAGGCAGCCGCGCGCGGCGCGCTGGAGCGGCTGCCCGACCTCGAGCATCACCACGGTCTGCACGGAGGACGGGTCGGGGCCGCGGCCACCGTCATCGCCGTCGGACGGACGCTCGGCCTGCCCGGTCTGCGCGACGACGGCGTCACCTACCTGCTGGACGCGGTCGAGCCCGCCCTCGGAGACGACCCACTGCACCACGACCTGATCTACGGCGTGGCCGGGTCCGTGCTGTCCTACTGCTGGGCGGCGCTGGAGACCGATCCCGGCCCGCGGCGGCGCGCGCTGATCGGGCGCGCGGAATCGCTGGCGCGGCCGCTGGCCCGGCACGTCCGGTGCCTACTGGACGGCGCCGCGGATCCGGCGGTCCTGCCGGGCCTCGCACACGGGCCGTCGGCGTCCGCGCTCGCCCTCTCCGTGCTGGACCGGATGTCTGGTGGCTCCGGGCGGTGGGCGGCCGCGGTCACCGCGGCCGCAGACCACGAGCGCCGGTACCTCGACCGGGAGACGCGGAACTGGCCCGGTGGCCCGTCCGGCGTCTCGGAGTCGCGGTTCAACTGGTGCTACGGGGCACCCGGCATCGCGATCGCGCGCCTGCTCGCGGGCGATCGCCTCGAGGACCCGGAATCGGACGTGGCCGTGGCGGTGCAAGCGACCACGGACGCCGCCGCCCGGTTCCTCGGCCGCGCCGCGGACCCGTCGGCCTGCCACGGCAAGTTGTCCGTCGTCGGGGTTCTGGACCTGGTGCGGGACCGCACCGGCCGGCAGCAGGGCGACGCACGGGCGGACCAGCTGCTGGACGAGGCGCTCGATCACTACGGACAGGCCGACGTCGTGCGGCTGGCTCCCGGTGTGATGGCCGGAGCGGCGGGCGCCGGACTCGCCGCGCTACGGAAGTGCCGGCCCGGCGACGTCCGGTCACCACTGTTCCCCCTGGTTCCGAGTCTTGGGAAGGACGACACATGA
- a CDS encoding phytanoyl-CoA dioxygenase, with translation MTELTDRFVRDGFVHLPGAVPEPVARACERLLWEETGYDPDDPMTWVSSTHWVLYRDDEPFVNAVNSPTLVATYDQLVGPDRWRRRDHVGAFPLRFPSKEEPLESGWHIDAAFPDRELTDDDLESVETMREVGFRVNVNSDGRALLLLMLFSNVGADDSPTRIRIGSHLDVPQLLDPYGSAGVDSQALSSKIEQASASRPVTHATGRCGDVYVCHPFLVHAAQTHRGMQHRFMAQNAIEPADALEPRARRPLSPVEQAIRAGLDD, from the coding sequence GTGACCGAGCTGACCGACCGCTTCGTTCGAGATGGGTTCGTGCATCTACCCGGCGCGGTGCCCGAGCCTGTCGCCCGGGCCTGCGAAAGGCTCTTGTGGGAGGAGACCGGCTACGACCCCGACGACCCCATGACGTGGGTGTCGTCGACCCACTGGGTCCTCTATCGCGACGACGAGCCGTTCGTTAACGCCGTCAACTCGCCGACTCTGGTCGCGACCTATGATCAGCTGGTCGGACCCGACCGATGGCGTCGGCGCGACCATGTGGGCGCCTTCCCGTTGCGGTTCCCCAGCAAGGAGGAACCGCTCGAGTCCGGCTGGCACATCGACGCGGCGTTCCCCGACCGAGAGCTCACTGACGACGACCTGGAATCGGTCGAGACCATGCGTGAGGTTGGCTTCAGGGTCAACGTCAACTCCGACGGCCGCGCCCTGCTGCTGCTGATGTTGTTCAGCAACGTCGGCGCGGACGACAGCCCCACACGTATCAGGATCGGCTCACATCTCGACGTTCCGCAGCTGCTGGACCCCTACGGTTCCGCCGGGGTCGACAGCCAGGCGTTGAGCTCGAAGATCGAGCAAGCCTCGGCAAGCAGACCGGTTACCCATGCGACCGGTCGGTGCGGCGACGTGTACGTCTGCCACCCCTTCCTCGTCCACGCTGCTCAGACCCACCGTGGGATGCAGCACCGGTTCATGGCGCAGAACGCGATCGAACCCGCCGATGCACTCGAGCCTCGGGCGAGGAGACCACTCTCGCCAGTGGAGCAGGCGATCCGCGCTGGCCTCGATGACTAA
- a CDS encoding SDR family oxidoreductase, with the protein MPEPVPPDTDAARGRDPYPLSGRTVLVTGASRRGGIGHAIAALAASYGASTVLHHFQPHDKAQEWGADDLDAVVASVRRRSRADAVVAEIGVDLADPHGPARLMDAAVELVGHVDVLICNHALTGQDATLGEVTAEQLDAHWTVDARSSILLAQAFARQHDGRPGGSIVFLTSGQGLGPLPGEIAYAAAKAAMAGLTTTIADELADLAIRVNTVNPGPVDTGYLTEDMWNLVAPMFPFGRYGRPADPARLIVWLATDEAAWITGQTLNTEGGFGRWRPRGRS; encoded by the coding sequence ATGCCTGAACCCGTGCCCCCTGACACGGATGCTGCGCGCGGTCGAGATCCGTACCCGTTGTCAGGCCGCACCGTGCTCGTCACAGGCGCCAGCCGACGGGGCGGGATCGGCCATGCGATCGCCGCTCTGGCGGCCTCCTACGGCGCGAGCACTGTCCTGCATCACTTCCAGCCTCATGACAAAGCACAGGAGTGGGGCGCCGACGACCTCGATGCCGTCGTCGCATCGGTTCGAAGACGCTCCCGCGCCGACGCGGTCGTCGCGGAGATAGGTGTCGACCTCGCCGACCCCCACGGACCCGCGCGCCTCATGGACGCCGCTGTCGAACTGGTCGGACACGTCGATGTGTTGATCTGCAATCATGCGCTGACCGGGCAGGACGCGACGCTGGGCGAGGTCACGGCCGAGCAGTTGGACGCCCACTGGACCGTCGACGCACGGTCATCGATCTTGCTCGCTCAAGCCTTCGCCCGCCAGCACGACGGCCGACCCGGGGGCTCGATCGTGTTCCTGACCTCCGGTCAGGGACTGGGGCCGCTGCCGGGCGAGATCGCCTACGCAGCAGCGAAGGCGGCGATGGCCGGGCTCACCACGACGATCGCCGACGAGCTTGCCGACCTCGCTATCCGTGTGAACACCGTGAACCCCGGTCCGGTCGACACCGGCTACCTGACCGAGGACATGTGGAACCTCGTCGCGCCAATGTTCCCCTTCGGCCGCTACGGACGACCCGCCGACCCGGCCCGGTTGATCGTATGGCTCGCCACCGACGAAGCCGCATGGATCACCGGGCAGACCCTCAACACCGAAGGGGGATTCGGACGGTGGCGCCCTCGCGGCCGCTCCTGA
- a CDS encoding VOC family protein: protein MDQRLSLVTLGVSNLARAHAFYTALGWSGQEVEETVFFQAGGLALVLWSREKLAADCGLEDARESGFGGIALAHNVRSDAEVDELLATVTGAGGTVTKPAAVSELGFYSGVFTDPDGHAWEIAHYPV from the coding sequence ATGGACCAGCGACTCAGCCTCGTCACCCTGGGCGTCAGTAACCTGGCCCGGGCCCACGCCTTCTACACGGCGCTGGGGTGGAGCGGACAAGAGGTCGAGGAAACCGTGTTCTTCCAGGCGGGAGGACTCGCCCTGGTGCTCTGGAGCCGAGAGAAGCTCGCGGCCGACTGCGGGCTCGAGGACGCTCGCGAAAGCGGCTTCGGTGGGATCGCCCTCGCGCACAACGTCCGGTCCGATGCCGAGGTCGACGAGCTGCTGGCCACGGTCACTGGCGCCGGCGGCACGGTGACCAAGCCGGCCGCGGTCTCCGAGCTTGGCTTCTACTCCGGAGTGTTCACCGATCCCGACGGACATGCCTGGGAAATCGCCCATTATCCCGTCTAA